One Gardnerella vaginalis genomic window, ACCATTTTTTCTAGCACTGTGAGCAAAATCTGCCATAAGTTCTGGAGTGCGATGTGCAGAAATAACTTTTTTCATATACGGCACTCTGAATCTTTCTAGGATTTCGCAGGCATGACGCATGGTTTCCCAATCACTTGAAGACCCCATAACAACTGCCACAATAGGCTTAGAATCTGACACTTCAGCCACAACAACCTCCCCGTGTATGCACTAATACGCAACTTCTGCGCAAAGGTTACGCACAGGTTTTACTTTACGCAGAAGCACGGAAAAATTGTTGATAATTAGTCTTTTATATTATTTTTTTGTTAACTGTTTGTTTTTGAGAACATATTTTATGTCTGCAGCAGCCGCCACATCGCTCGAATGTGTTACAACAATCACGCATTTTCCGTGTTTATGAGCTGCGTCTTTTAAGATTGATATAACTTCTTGTGTTGTATTTGGATCCAAGCTACCTGTTGGCTCATCGGCAAGAATAACAGGAGCAGAAGATACAAGCGCTCGCGCAATAGCCACTCGCTGCTGCTGCCCGCCAGAAAGCTTTGTTATATTTCTAGTTGATTCGTCTTCACTAAGTCCCAGTTCTTTAAGAATCTTAGAATCAGCATTTGAATTAACAAGACGCAAGTTTTCTACAGGAGTCAAGTAGTCGATTAGATTGAAATTCTGAAAAACTAAAGACACATGATTCTTGCGATGATTAGAATATCCACCATTCTTGGAAATATCTTGTTCATCAAACAATACTGTTCCTTTTGTTGGAGTATCTAATCCCGCTAGAAGAGATAGCATAGTGGATTTTCCAGCTCCAGATGGACCCGTAATACTGTATATTTTCCCTGATTCAAAATCCGCATTAACGTTTTTAAGAACAGGAATATTAGTTGCACCATAAGAATAATCAACGTTGTTAAGTTTTAATAAAGTAGTCATAATAAAACTCCAATATTTTCTAAATTTAATATTTCATACTTAATATTTAATACTTGTAAATTTTTAATTTTCTATCAGAATCCGAATCTTATTCTTAATAAAATCCAGTTAAATCCAATCTTCTAATTGATTCATCTTAATTATCTAAGAAAATCACCTCAGCTCATTGAACTCAATACAAAACGAGGCTTTTTAAACATTATTGGCGCAAGAGCAATACATAGAGATACAAACGCTATAGCAAATCCTATAAGAATAGCAAAAAATGTTTGTTTATTTGGAATCCAAGAAATGCTTAAGTCAGAAATTGCACTATTTGAGACATTAGCCAATAGCATTGATCCTACACTTGAAGATATTGCAGACCCAATTAGAATTGATGCAACTGAGCAGAAGGCTGTTATTATAAAAACTTCTATAATCATTTGCAAAGCTATTACAGACTTGTTCATACCAATTGACATTAGAACGCCAACTTCGTGAATCCTTCCTCGTACCCAAAATACAAGAACTAAACCAAGCACTATGATTCCAACTGCTGCAAGACACATTAAAATCATTGTTACTAGTTGCTTAACTGTTTTTACAGATTGAAGAACAGAGGCAAATCT contains:
- a CDS encoding ABC transporter ATP-binding protein, yielding MTTLLKLNNVDYSYGATNIPVLKNVNADFESGKIYSITGPSGAGKSTMLSLLAGLDTPTKGTVLFDEQDISKNGGYSNHRKNHVSLVFQNFNLIDYLTPVENLRLVNSNADSKILKELGLSEDESTRNITKLSGGQQQRVAIARALVSSAPVILADEPTGSLDPNTTQEVISILKDAAHKHGKCVIVVTHSSDVAAAADIKYVLKNKQLTKK